A window of Lytechinus pictus isolate F3 Inbred chromosome 7, Lp3.0, whole genome shotgun sequence contains these coding sequences:
- the LOC129264775 gene encoding leucine repeat adapter protein 25-like has product MSLILKPKMDPNSNQKPDLPALPKSLSGLLNANSGTSREMGRILAHQTNIQDSLAAGFSPSHVHKSGGRKKRKRIEIPRGNLDAALALLRKEMVGLRQLDVSLLSELWSLNESIQDYKSDMEKVVDSSSDLDPDDSQLSQLSALDEEQMED; this is encoded by the exons ATGTCTCTAATTCTGAAACCCAAAATGGATCCAAATTCAAACCAGAAACCAGATCTGCCTGCACTCCCAAAGAGTTTGAGTGGGCTTCTGAATGCCAACAGTGGAACTAGCCGTGAAATGGGTAGAATTTTAGCCCACCAAACGAACATACAGGACAGTCTGGCAGCTGGATTTTCACCAAGCCATGTTCATAAGAGCGGaggaaggaaaaagaggaaacgCATTGAAATACCAAGAGGAAATCTAGACGCTGCATTGGCCTTGCTTAGAAAAGAAATG GTTGGTCTTCGTCAGCTGGATGTATCTCTCTTGAGTGAGCTATGGTCTTTAAATGAATCCATCCAAGATTATAAGTCAGACATGGAGAAGGTCGTTGATAGCTCTTCGGATCTGGACCCTGATGACTCTCAGCTCAGCCAACTATCGGCTCTAGATGAAGAACAAATGGAGGATTAA
- the LOC129264773 gene encoding sec1 family domain-containing protein 1-like yields the protein MAASIREKQIAALKRMLNLNAVPTKASLAEPAWKVLVYDRFGQDVISPLLSVKELRDMGVTLHLLLHSDRDPIPDVPAVYFVLPTEENVQRICQDFQNQTYVTYYLNFISAISRQRLEDLASAALQCNAVSLISKVFDQYLNFITLEDHFFTVRHQNRDSISYHAINRSDVKDTEMDTIMDTIVDSLFSFFVTMGTVPIIRSAKGNAAEMVAEKLDKKLRENLRDARNSLFTTDSVQSGQISFQRPLLVILDRNMDMATPLHHTWTYQALSHDVLDLQLNRVTLEETVPISSPGGGPGRTRKKVKSYDLSCTDKFWIGQKGNPFPEVAEAVQNELDIYRASEDEVKKLKSAMGLEGEDEEAISMLSDATARLTSAVSSLPELLEKKRHIDMHMNIATALLDHIKARKLDVYFELEEKLMSKQTLDKSLMDVISDPDAGLPEDKMRLFIIFYICSPSVPESEVEQYRTALEAAGCNLAPLDYIKRWKAFSKMAAPPSQYGGGGTKTVGMFSKLMSTGSNFVMEGVKNFVVKKHNLPVTRVVDSLMELKSNTETDDYRYFDPKLLRMTDSSSVPRTKTPYQEAIVFVVGGGNYIEYQNLLDYVKSKSSTGSGGKKITYGCSEVLNSAQFMKQITLLGEEQ from the exons ATGGCAGCGTCCATCAGAGAAAAACAGATTG ctgctTTGAAGCGAATGCTGAATCTGAATGCAGTTCCGACAAAAGCTTCACTTGCAGAACCAGCATGgaag GTTCTTGTATATGATCGCTTTGGCCAAGATGTTATATCTCCTCTTCTGTCAGTAAAGGAGCTCAGAGATATGGGAGTAACACTTCACTT GTTATTACATTCTGATCGAGATCCTATACCAGATGTGCCGGCTGTGTATTTCGTCCTACCAACAGAAGAAAATGTGCAAAGAATATGTCAG GACTTCCAGAATCAGACTTATGTAACATACTACTTGAATTTCATCTCAGCAATTTCTCGCCAGAGACTAGAAGACCTTGCCAGTGCTGCTCTTCAGTGTAATGCCGTCAGTCTTATATCTAAG GTTTTCGACCAGTATTTGAATTTTATCACCTTGGAAGACCACTTCTTCACAGTCAGACATCAAAACAGAGATTCAATATCATACCATG ctATCAATCGAAGTGATGTTAAAGACACAGAAATGGATACCATCATGGATACCATTGTTGATAGCCTCTTTTCATTCTTCGTTACCATGGGAACAGTGCCTATCATCAGGTCTGCCAAGGGAAATGCAGCAGAGATGGTTGCAGAG AAACTTGACAAGAAGCTCAGAGAGAATCTGCGTGATGCAAGGAATAGTCTTTTTACCACAGATAGTGTTCAATCTGGTCAGATCAG TTTTCAGCGCCCTCTCTTAGTGATCTTAGATAGGAACATGGATATGGCCACGCCTCTCCATCATACATGGACATACCAGGCATTGTCACATGATGTACTG GATTTGCAACTGAATAGAGTGACATTAGAAGAAACTGTACCAATCAGTAGTCCAGGTGGAGGGCCAGGAAGAACCAGGAAAAAGGTCAAGTCTTATGATCTATCCTGCACGGACAAGTTCTGGATAGGACAAAAGGGAAA TCCATTCCCTGAAGTAGCTGAGGCAGTGCAGAATGAGTTAGATATTTACAGGGCTTCTGAAGATGAAGTGAAGAAACTCAAATCAGCTATG GGACTTGAAGGGGAAGATGAGGAGGCAATTAGTATGCTCTCAGACGCAACAGCTAGATTAACTTCTGCAGTAAG CTCTCTTCCAGAATTACTTGAGAAGAAAAGACACATTGACATGCACATGAATATTGCCACTGCTCTTCTTGATCATATAAAG gCCAGGAAACTGGATGTGtactttgaacttgaagaaaaacTGATGAGCAAACAGACATTAgataaatctttgatggatgtGATCTCAGATCCTGATGCTGGCTTACCAGAAGATAAGATGAGACTTTTCATTATATTCTACATTTGCTCTCCATCAGTACCAGAG TCGGAAGTTGAGCAATACAGAACAGCATTAGAAGCAGCCGGCTGTAATCTAGCACCATTGGATTATATCAAGAGATGGAA AGCTTTCAGTAAGATGGCTGCTCCACCTAGCCAGTATGGAGGTGGAGGAACGAAGACAGTAGGAATGTTCTCTAAACTCATGAGTACAGGATCCAATTTTGTCATGGAAGGTGTAAAGAACTTTGTGGTCAAGAAACAT AATCTCCCTGTCACAAGAGTTGTGGATTCTCTAATGGAGCTGAAGTCAAATACA GAAACGGACGATTACAGATATTTTGATCCTAAGCTTCTAAGAATGACAGACAG TTCTTCCGTCCCCCGGACCAAGACCCCATACCAGGAAGCCATTGTGTTTGTAGTTGGAGGAGGAAACTATATAGAATACCAGAATCTATTAGACTATGTCAAg AGTAAATCAAGCACCGGAAGCGGAGGCAAGAAGATAACGTATGGCTGCAGTGAAGTGCTGAATTCTGCACAGTTTATGAAACAG ATCACTTTACTTGGGGAGGAGCAATGA